From the genome of Deinococcota bacterium:
ACGGCCGCGGGCGCGCTCCTGCGGCCCCACGACGGCCCCGTCACCTCGCGCTTCGGCTACCGCCAGCTCCGCGTCGCCGGCTCGAACTTCCACACCGGCGTCGACTTCGCCGGCAGGACCGGCGAGCCCATCCGCGCCGCGGCCGGGGGCACGGTCACCTTCAGCGGCTGGCAGCACGGCTACGGCAACATCGTGATCATAAGGAGCGGCGACCGCGAG
Proteins encoded in this window:
- a CDS encoding M23 family metallopeptidase; this translates as TAAGALLRPHDGPVTSRFGYRQLRVAGSNFHTGVDFAGRTGEPIRAAAGGTVTFSGWQHGYGNIVIIRSGDREYRYAHASALLVEPGATVAAGEVIARVGSTGFSTGPHLHFEVLIGGAAVDPLPLIQNVR